The genomic DNA GATCCGATGTGCATATGCCTTGAGAACAGCGTACCATAAGGTTCGACATCATGCCTGTCGTCGCGGCCACATCGGAGGCCTCTTCTTGGGTGCGCATTCGTTCGCTCCCTGAGCATGAATTGATGGGATAATTAGTTGAAACATCGAATGCATACTGGCTTTGACTCACAATCCAAAGTTTTCCGCCTTTTGTCTCTGGCGATGTTGTACGCAACCTTGATGGCATTGTCCCCCTCTGCGCCCAGGGATTCAAGTACCTCCTCTTTACTCCCCCCAATTGCCTCTACTAGTTCGTCGACGAGCTCCGGGATGGGCCAACTAGATTCTGGAACTGCCCTAGCTTCTTTTTGTGGCGCCAATATATAGCTTAAGGACTCGACAGGCATGGTTAGATTCGGAGTTTGTGGCGCAATCCGGAGGTATTTGGGCAAGCCGGCTAAGAACCATGGATGTTGCATGATGTCCGACATGGTTAAACGCTTAATTGGGTTAACAACTATGCAATTCTTAATTAGGTTGGCGGCATCTGGTGGTATGTCACTGGGTATATGGTACTTTCCAGCTGCACAAAAACAACTCAGTGTGATTCAAACACCCAGTATATGCGCGATGCAACGTACTACAAATCTTGTCCATCAGAGCATGAGTATTCTCATCCTCAAAAGGGAGTCGTCCGGCGAGCATCAAGTATAGTATTACCCCTTTAGTATCAGCCCAGTTAGTTTTGATACTGATGTAACCTATACACGAACCTATTGACCAAACATCGACCTCAGGACCTGCATAGACTCTAACGAGCTCTCCGTTGAGTGGCCTAGCAAATGAGCTTCCCACCATAACTCACTTCGCACTGATAACCCTTTTCAACACACATAAATATGTCAGGTTGGAATAGAACCCGCGTCTTCCTCTATGACGTACTCTGGACATGCATAGCACGGTGACCCGCAACTGGTCCGAAGAAAGTCTCCGTCCGTCATGACGTTACTCAGTCCAAAATCAATCACTTTTACATCAGGTACTGGGCCCGACCAATCAATGAGGACTGATAGGCGAGTGAGTCGAGTTCCAAGTGGAAAGTTTTAATTTGCTCACTGTTCTCTGGCTTTAAATCGCGATGAATGACCTTGAACTTGTGACTATGGGCAACGGCCGAGACAAGTTGTTGGAAAATGCTACGAGCGGTCTCCTCTGGTAATCGACCGTGTTTGGCCAGGGTATCAAACAGCTCCGCTCCGGCAAATTCGATGACCATAATGATATCGGTGGAGGTGTCTATTACTTCGTAGCTTGGTGTCACGTATAATGAATATCGGCGGCCGCTAGTAATATGTAAACTTACATTTTAACAATGTGCGGATGGTCCAGAAGCCTTAGATATTGAATTTCCCTGTTGACTCTAGCACCTAGTTTCATATTCTTTATTCGAGCTTTCGAGAAGTACTTTAGGGCTACCTTCTGGCCCGTGAGAGTATGGATGGCCACTAAAGCCCCCAAACCCAGATTCGTTAGCTATACAAGAGCATTTTGATCAACTGATACTCACGTTTAACCTGACCAAAAGATCCTTCTCCAATGTTCTTGATAACCTGGTATTCTCCCGGTCTTTTGTGGCCATCTGAAGATGGTTCTCGGCTCGACATAGTGCAGCGCTTTCAAGAATACAGTAGTTATACAACAGGTGGGTTGGATAATATAATCGAATGGTTTGTTCCAAGATAGCAGGCGCAGAGCTGTAATAATCGGAAGATTCCGATATCccagaaatcaggaaagACTGATAGCGCCTGGCGGTCGAAAGCGGAAATATGATATGCCCCCTAGACAAAAAGCAGTATGTTTCCTGTGTAGTTCCAGTAAGTTTCTAGTGGATGCAAGCACGATAAGAATGTGTTGTCTAAAAATTAAGAATAGATTGGGTTGTGGTCGCTGGTGTCGGCAAAATTCAATCCAAGCCCCCCGCAACGTCACCTCGTGAAATAGCCGTTTGGACGACCCAATCACAGTCCCTCGCTCCTGAGTGGCTGTGAAGGTTGGCGCTTCTTCGCGCTCTTGACGAGTCCGGCGCTCGAGCTTCAAAACCGGGCTCGAAATGTTGCATAAGTCTGAGTTAATCTCATTACTTAACCAAAGAACTTCCTAGGTCTAGAGCGAGGACAATCCACAAATTAAGACAAAATACCCCAAGCCCACAAGGTGTGTCGCGCCGGGGGTGGCATATTTCCCTCACGTCAGGAGGTTTCTAGACCGTTCTAGCACCGGGTAAACGTATGCATTTATGTGACGGCATTTGGAGCGTATCTACTGCTCCAAGCAATCCGGGCGGTGTGTTTGTAAAGGGAGGGTAGGTATGGTGTAGCGCAACGTATGTAGCGTCACCCGGAGTCGATGATATAGCGCATGTAATCGATATTCAATAGTGTATTGTAGTACTCCATAACACGTTGCGTGCACCGATATACCTTTATCAGCATAGGGGCTGGAATGCCTACCAAGCCGTAGTAGTGCCGTGCCAATTGGTCGTTTCGAGAGCCAGTACCCCTCGGTGGGATCCGGGAGCTAGATTAAGAACGGCCTTGGGTTCCGAAAGCTTCTTCCCCAGCAGTTttggtgcacaaacaagatAAGGCCAGTTGTATCTGTGACAGTTTCTTATGGGGCGTGCGCAAGTGAGTATTGGGCGCATATAGCTGGGGGTGTCACGACGCACAGTCAACTCAGTTTCGTACCTCGGCGCCGGTGGGAATTGATTACCGAGCAGGATGTTGGAGAAATTGCCAATAACGATATACTTGAGGAAGGACGAGTGTCGTCAGACCCTTACTTTCCCCCAACACAGCTCGGCTGGGGAGATTCTGCCCCAAAGATACTTACAATCCGACTCGGCCATTAATTTAGAGCGTAGTATTTTTATAATCAAGGTGAGTGACTGGGTTGAACCTCGTACCATTTTACCCCATTGAACATCAGTGCCCCAGGCTCCGTCTGTTCTATCGTCTCATTAGAACACTCGCACATCATTGTTTCCCCTCTACATAGTCGTACGATGCGTAAGTACATTTTTCTACCAATATATAAAAGGCGCAGGTTGGACCGAGGGCTGTTTCAACGATTCTGGACCTGGGAGCGAACAAGTGAAGCTCACATGCTGTATTTACAACAGAGACCGTAACATACCAACCCGGTGTTTCATCGCCTCTGTCTGCCTTTGCACGACATGAATCAACACTCCCAGGCGCAGTTGCACAGCATCAACCCCGACGCGGACCTGCTTTTCCAACCTCCCGGCCCCTGCGCCCATTTGCGTCGATGAACACATCTGTAATGGCCAACGGAAAGCCCAAACCCGCTGTCAAAATGATCGAACCCAAAGACACCGGCCGTCAGTTCTTTGTTTTGGGACTTTCCCAGTCTGAGCTCGCTCGCCGATAGTGCGGCCTTTCTCTCCACTTCTTGCGCAAAATCGACTGGCGTCCGGGCACATTCATCCCATTCTCTATCTCTGTCGTTGGTCGAACCCCCACCATGTCTCGCTCTGGAATTGTGGTCTTCATGCGACGCTTGCAGTGTTTTTCTCATGCCTATTTTGGGATGTGTGTATTCTACGGCAACATGTGGCTTTCTACTTATGTACTTTTAATTAGCTGATTGATTCTATACTGAACTTTTTTTGCAATTTCTCGGAATGTGATGTTCAAGAGGTTGCACGAACATCAACAAACCTGCCCTGTGTCAGCGATCAGAAGATGAAAATAACAGGCACAGTCCCGGGAATATAACGCGGCCCCCGTATGGTATATATTTGTGTTACCATGTGCAATCATCAAGAGCATGTGGTCAATAATTGCCCTCGCAATTCTGGGCACATAAGAGTGTTGTTCCGATATCTGGGGCTCCGTCACTTACGTTGGTATGTTCGGCGATCATTATCCGaagcatatatgcgactTCTCATGTACTAATAGATATTCAAGAATGTGGCTCTGGACGTATGCAGATAGCTCAGTATGTGTCAACTCAGTCATAGGATTTGATTGAAGATGAAACTGGGCCGAGAAAATCTTTGAATAGGATGGCCGCATTGTCCGAGTACTGTCCGAGACACAGGAACGATGATTTGGAGTGTTTGTTGTACGAAGAGCCTATAACCTCGTGAGTAGCCTCGTGCAGCTAGTCGAACATCGTTGTGAAACATTCGGCTGGTTCGCACGTAAATACTAGAGGCTCAACGTAAGGATGATGCCCAGCACTGAATGTCGTGAGAGCTGGTTCAATAACTGGGGAGGCTTGGTATCCTTCTGATACTCACGTGTGGTTAGGATAGACCTAATCACAAAGACTAAATGAAAGTTACTTTTGACTGGCTACTGTAATCTGACTGCCAACCCTACTTCTGAGTTTGGTAATGCTATGGGTATAGAATTGGAAACGTATTTCCACGGAGTGCTGAATAATACCCGATGTCTCGAGTGGACACTGCTCAGTGCGAGCGGAGATCCTGAGTGGCTTTTGGAGCTTTTTGGCATCCAGAACGGAAACAGGTATATATACTGGACACGGCGCGGGCCACTCAGAAATTTCGCTCAGCTTGTAATCGATTCATAATCGATTTGTGCAGGTTATTTGTCCGACCCTTCGCTAGTACCTCGTTCATCTTCCAAGGGACGTTGTTCCTGAACTTGCGCTTTGCCACCAGCCAACAACTTCTTTGCTGTTCAACCCAATCCATCACCGCCGGTTGCACTTTACATCCCTCTTGCTACTGTTCCTTGCCGCCTCCACATCTCTCTCCACCTCGGCCCCTCGGAGACACACAATTGCGTAACTGACAACTACTGGTGCCTGTATACTGCACACTGCCTTTGACACTCTTTCACTTTTGACTTGCTCTACCATTTGCCCCAAATGGGTGAGTTGGCTACTATCTCCTATTGGCAAGTTGCTGAACCATCTCTGGTAACTCGATAGATCAATGGCGCGTGACTGCACTCGGAGATGGTGCTGTTGGAAAGACCTCGATTGCGGTTCAGTTTACTTTGCATTCTTTTACTGGTATGTTGATTCATAATGTTGTTGAGATACCGCTGACGCGGTACGCACAATTCTTCCCCCCTCTCAGAGGTAAATCCGTGGACGCACTTGTCCGAAAACGTCCCGCTCACCGTTTTGATAGGCTTATGATCCTA from Rhizoctonia solani chromosome 16, complete sequence includes the following:
- a CDS encoding carbon catabolite-derepressing kinase — its product is MSSREPSSDGHKRPGEYQVIKNIGEGSFGQVKLAIHTLTGQKVALKYFSKARIKNMKLGARVNREIQYLRLLDHPHIVKIYEVIDTSTDIIMVIEFAGAELFDTLAKHGRLPEETARSIFQQLVSAVAHSHKFKVIHRDLKPENILIDWSGPVPDVKVIDFGLSNVMTDGDFLRTSCGSPCYACPEVISAKPLNGELVRVYAGPEVDVWSIGVILYLMLAGRLPFEDENTHALMDKICTGKYHIPSDIPPDAANLIKNCIVVNPIKRLTMSDIMQHPWFLAGLPKYLRIAPQTPNLTMPVESLSYILAPQKEARAVPESSWPIPELVDELVEAIGGSKEEVLESLGAEGDNAIKVAYNIARDKRRKTLDWSERMRTQEEASDVAATTGMMSNLMVSNPNQRTNYETDSTAYDTDEEWEFDWNGEEHSIAVLNSSLPAGQPDPDAHHLASYAEAHATAQSQEQMRIARGANPTTEIRKRTKWHFGIRSRSPPMEVMLELYNTLKSLGWEWREKPNLVKKKTPATGEEVDPREDSDIYFLETRCRINDVVIRTDLQLYQVDAINYLVDFRNVGYYQVVRDQVNESPFTGIDDSQVNGGKIGGEGRKLDDITSPFLFLESACRLIQQLAGA